One part of the Gemmatimonas sp. genome encodes these proteins:
- a CDS encoding geranylgeranyl diphosphate reductase, with amino-acid sequence MSAQRGDQQEDLTQLERGVPYEDGELFDVVVVGGGPAGATAAHELACAGRKVLLLDRAWRTKPCGGAVPPQLLRDFAIPQSLLVARVNTARVISPTAKKVDIPVGEGFVGMVDRDVFDEWLRQRAAIAGAVRRTGAFTQFSRDADGMATLTYTEGRSRHGAVRTVRARYVIGADGALSPIARQCIPGSHKAKHVFAYHEIVKSPTADSEVFGHDRVDVYYNAPLSPDFYAWVFPHGPTTSIGTGTFQKGFGLKEAVARLRADTGMDRLETIRREGAPIPIKPLPRWDNGRDVVVAGDAAGVVAPASGEGIFYAMTGGRFAADAVEEALQTGKASALKQARRRFMRLHGPVFFVLDVMQSFWYTTDNRRERFVAICRDRDVQQLTFDGYMRKQLVRAKPMSHVRIFFKNLAHLAGLAPA; translated from the coding sequence ATGAGTGCACAGCGCGGCGACCAGCAGGAAGACCTGACCCAGCTCGAGCGGGGAGTCCCGTACGAGGATGGGGAACTGTTCGATGTGGTCGTGGTGGGCGGCGGCCCGGCCGGTGCCACGGCCGCGCACGAACTCGCCTGCGCCGGGCGCAAGGTGCTGCTGCTCGATCGTGCCTGGCGCACCAAACCGTGCGGCGGGGCCGTACCGCCCCAACTGCTCCGTGATTTCGCCATCCCCCAGTCGCTGCTGGTGGCGCGGGTGAATACGGCACGGGTCATCTCGCCGACAGCCAAGAAGGTGGACATCCCGGTTGGTGAGGGCTTCGTGGGCATGGTCGACCGCGACGTGTTCGACGAGTGGCTGCGCCAGCGAGCGGCCATTGCGGGCGCGGTGCGGCGTACCGGCGCGTTCACGCAATTCTCGCGCGATGCCGATGGCATGGCGACGCTCACGTACACCGAGGGGCGGTCGCGGCACGGGGCCGTGCGCACCGTGCGCGCACGCTACGTGATCGGCGCCGACGGGGCGCTTTCGCCGATCGCCCGGCAGTGCATCCCGGGGTCGCACAAGGCCAAGCATGTGTTCGCGTACCACGAAATCGTGAAGTCGCCCACGGCCGACAGCGAAGTGTTCGGCCACGACCGTGTGGACGTGTACTACAACGCCCCCCTCTCTCCCGACTTCTACGCCTGGGTGTTCCCCCACGGCCCCACGACCTCCATTGGCACCGGGACCTTCCAGAAAGGCTTCGGTCTCAAGGAGGCGGTGGCGCGTCTGCGGGCGGACACGGGCATGGACCGGCTGGAGACGATCCGCCGGGAAGGCGCCCCCATTCCCATCAAGCCGCTCCCCCGCTGGGACAACGGGCGGGACGTCGTAGTGGCCGGCGATGCCGCCGGGGTAGTGGCGCCCGCCAGCGGAGAAGGCATCTTCTACGCCATGACCGGCGGCCGATTTGCCGCCGACGCGGTGGAAGAGGCGTTGCAGACCGGCAAGGCGTCGGCGCTGAAGCAGGCGCGCCGCCGCTTCATGCGCTTGCATGGCCCGGTGTTCTTCGTGCTCGATGTGATGCAGAGTTTCTGGTACACCACCGACAACCGGCGTGAGCGCTTCGTGGCGATCTGCCGGGATCGGGATGTGCAGCAGCTGACGTTCGACGGCTACATGCGTAAACAGCTCGTGCGGGCGAAACCCATGTCGCACGTGCGGATCTTCTTCAAGAACCTGGCGCATTTGGCCGGGCTCGCGCCCGCCTGA